In a single window of the Paroceanicella profunda genome:
- a CDS encoding sulfotransferase family 2 domain-containing protein, protein MAGRRYTAGEIGAKLAEAAGLVAAGLPHAEVARRIGVSPQTYARWRGRDARPAPRAPSLCPPPVPAADQSRAVAATRRAFPGHFPDAAAAAGFLFQVILPPSRRWGFISVGKNASSTTLRLLFRAEFGCDMTVQATPAHDINPAAALHMLVEHGVFTRAAWQGLSAPDLLGARGPGERICVVREPFDRAVSGFRYLCRSHRARSLWFARDRFRMNAALGFDWSRHPDTAEGFRLFLRYIAWQVETEGRDAVDAHWRPQATFIKPEVFRPTLTGRMEDMAGYCRSLSERLGGPPPDTDIRENRQPDPQQALRTDREARRLCEALYAIDYEAFGY, encoded by the coding sequence ATGGCAGGCAGGCGCTACACGGCCGGGGAGATCGGCGCGAAACTCGCGGAGGCCGCCGGCCTGGTCGCGGCGGGGCTGCCGCACGCCGAGGTCGCCCGGCGCATCGGCGTGAGCCCGCAGACCTATGCGCGCTGGCGCGGCCGGGATGCCCGGCCCGCGCCACGCGCCCCCTCCCTCTGCCCGCCCCCCGTTCCGGCGGCGGACCAGTCCCGCGCGGTGGCGGCCACCCGGCGCGCCTTCCCCGGGCATTTCCCCGATGCCGCGGCGGCGGCGGGCTTCCTGTTCCAGGTGATCCTGCCGCCGTCGCGGCGCTGGGGCTTCATCTCGGTGGGCAAGAACGCCTCCTCCACCACCCTGCGCCTGCTGTTCCGGGCCGAGTTCGGCTGCGACATGACCGTGCAGGCCACGCCCGCGCATGACATCAACCCCGCCGCGGCGCTGCACATGCTCGTCGAGCACGGCGTGTTCACCCGCGCGGCCTGGCAGGGCCTCTCGGCGCCGGACCTGCTCGGCGCCCGGGGCCCGGGCGAGCGGATCTGCGTGGTGCGCGAGCCCTTCGACCGGGCGGTCTCGGGCTTTCGCTACCTGTGCCGCTCGCACCGGGCGCGCAGCCTGTGGTTCGCCCGTGACCGCTTCCGCATGAACGCGGCGCTGGGCTTCGACTGGTCCCGCCACCCGGACACGGCAGAGGGCTTCCGGCTGTTCCTGCGCTACATCGCCTGGCAGGTGGAGACGGAGGGGCGCGACGCGGTCGATGCGCACTGGCGCCCGCAGGCGACCTTCATCAAGCCGGAGGTCTTCCGCCCCACCCTCACCGGACGGATGGAGGACATGGCGGGCTACTGCCGCAGCCTGTCCGAGCGCCTGGGGGGTCCGCCCCCCGACACGGACATCCGGGAAAACCGCCAGCCCGACCCGCAACAGGCGTTGCGTACCGACCGCGAAGCCCGCAGGTTGTGCGAAGCGCTCTATGCCATCGACTACGAGGCCTTCGGCTACTGA